A stretch of the Luteitalea sp. genome encodes the following:
- a CDS encoding c-type cytochrome, protein MTRKGRWPVAAIVVAGVAALALYRVSRGSERSLDDFQRSPLQVAEGFTVELVAGPPLVDYPVMAGFDERGRLFVAENAGVNLADEDLLKQLPSEVRRLEDTDGDGVFDESTVFADKMTFPQGALWHEGSLYVASPPSMWRLQDSDGDGVADVREEVATGFDFTGNAADIHGPFLHPAGRLFWCHGRKGHEVYEGDRLVSKATGARIWTARPDGSDLQVFAGGGMDNPTELAFTDEGDVLGTVNIFLSNPRADAIVHWVHGGVYPRTDREQVLAEFRRTGDLLPPAVDLGHVAPAGVLRYRSGQFGAAYRDNLFLAEFNAQRIMRIVLERDGSSFSGHTEVFVSSSSPDVHFTDLVEDADGSLLLIDTGGWFTQGCPTSGVAKPNVQGAIYRVRKIDAPAVSDPRGLEEDWADAPVAELTRLLDDDRFAVRDRAVSELARRGDAAVPALEAALADGSRRARLQAVWTLTRIESEPARDAIRRALDDDDAGVRQAACQSISITRDKAASARLTALLRDEAAAVRREAAAALGRLHAAGAVDGLLAAVAATGEDPLLQHALTYALIEIDQPQTTAQGLSSANPAVKRAALMALSEMESGRLSAGQVLPMLDSDVPELRRAALMVVEKRDEWREPVAALLGRWLEGPALPPGRHEAASDLLVAFGTQPVVRELIGRLLMRPSLPSERRQLVLQAIAQIPGGTLHSTWIPPLKRLLRSSDDADAVMVTEVIRPSKSKSFDAELERIGNDSARDPLVRVAALQAISGKTGPIAEPAFELLATLFHSGDSVPVRVQSAEMLAGAILSAQQVSRLAPLIGDAGPMELKALMPAFEQTSNAAVGSALIRALSKSPALFSLNAGYIRRSFSDYPEPVVAEAEALVAKLVQRDREKESHLAEFQAAAADGDPERGRQVFVSGKGSCIVCHRVGDSGGEIGPNLSTIGRSRSAQQLLDAIVYPTESGFARGYEAYNVSTRDGKTYMGTIPRETPDTIYVTSVTGEPVAVPRDQIQTMEPSPMSLMPSGLERLLSRQELGDLVAYLHSLN, encoded by the coding sequence ATGACGAGGAAAGGACGCTGGCCCGTTGCAGCCATCGTGGTCGCCGGCGTCGCGGCGCTTGCCCTCTATAGGGTGTCTCGAGGGAGCGAGCGCTCCCTCGACGACTTCCAACGGTCGCCGCTGCAGGTCGCCGAGGGGTTCACCGTCGAGCTCGTGGCCGGCCCCCCTCTCGTCGACTACCCGGTCATGGCCGGCTTCGACGAGCGCGGGCGTCTCTTCGTCGCCGAGAACGCGGGCGTGAATCTCGCAGACGAGGACCTGCTGAAGCAGCTGCCGAGCGAGGTTCGCCGGCTCGAAGACACCGATGGTGACGGCGTCTTCGACGAGTCGACCGTGTTTGCCGATAAGATGACCTTTCCTCAGGGGGCCCTCTGGCATGAGGGCTCGCTGTATGTGGCGTCGCCGCCCAGCATGTGGCGCCTGCAGGACAGCGACGGCGATGGCGTGGCCGACGTCCGAGAGGAGGTGGCGACCGGATTCGATTTCACCGGCAACGCCGCCGATATCCACGGGCCGTTCCTCCATCCGGCGGGGCGCCTCTTCTGGTGTCATGGCCGCAAGGGCCACGAGGTCTACGAGGGGGACCGTCTCGTCTCGAAGGCTACGGGCGCGCGGATCTGGACCGCGCGTCCGGACGGCTCCGACCTGCAGGTGTTCGCAGGCGGCGGCATGGACAATCCCACCGAACTGGCCTTCACGGACGAGGGCGACGTCCTGGGCACCGTCAACATATTCCTGTCCAACCCGCGCGCGGACGCCATCGTGCATTGGGTCCATGGAGGCGTCTACCCCCGGACCGACCGTGAGCAGGTGCTGGCGGAGTTCAGGAGGACCGGAGATCTGCTTCCTCCCGCGGTGGATCTCGGCCACGTCGCCCCGGCCGGCGTTCTGCGCTACCGGAGCGGCCAGTTCGGGGCGGCCTACCGGGACAACCTGTTCCTGGCGGAGTTCAACGCGCAGCGGATCATGCGCATTGTCCTGGAGCGCGACGGCTCTTCCTTCTCCGGTCATACGGAAGTATTCGTCTCGTCGTCCAGTCCGGACGTGCATTTCACCGATCTCGTTGAGGACGCCGACGGGAGCCTCTTGTTGATCGACACGGGCGGATGGTTCACACAGGGCTGTCCGACTTCCGGCGTGGCCAAGCCGAACGTCCAAGGCGCCATCTACCGCGTGCGCAAGATCGACGCGCCCGCGGTCTCCGACCCGCGCGGGCTCGAGGAGGATTGGGCGGACGCCCCGGTCGCCGAGCTGACGCGCCTGCTCGACGACGATCGATTCGCCGTCCGCGACCGAGCCGTTTCCGAGCTGGCCCGCCGCGGAGACGCCGCCGTCCCGGCGCTCGAAGCCGCGCTCGCCGATGGGAGCCGCCGGGCACGGCTGCAGGCCGTTTGGACGCTCACGCGCATCGAGAGCGAGCCGGCGCGCGACGCGATTCGACGTGCGTTGGACGACGATGATGCCGGCGTGCGCCAGGCCGCGTGCCAGAGCATCTCCATCACCCGCGACAAGGCGGCGTCTGCGCGGCTGACGGCACTGCTGCGCGACGAAGCAGCCGCGGTGCGGCGCGAAGCGGCCGCGGCGCTCGGCCGGCTACATGCGGCGGGGGCGGTCGACGGCCTGCTGGCCGCCGTTGCGGCAACCGGTGAGGATCCCCTGCTGCAGCATGCGTTGACCTACGCCCTGATCGAGATCGATCAGCCGCAGACGACGGCGCAGGGACTTTCGAGCGCCAACCCCGCGGTGAAGCGGGCCGCCCTCATGGCGCTCTCGGAAATGGAGAGCGGGCGCCTCAGCGCCGGACAGGTCCTGCCGATGTTGGACTCGGACGTCCCCGAGCTGCGGCGGGCGGCGTTGATGGTCGTCGAGAAGCGAGACGAATGGAGGGAGCCGGTTGCCGCGCTGTTGGGCCGCTGGCTGGAAGGACCCGCCCTCCCGCCTGGTCGGCACGAGGCGGCCAGTGATCTGCTGGTGGCCTTCGGCACGCAGCCGGTCGTGCGCGAGCTGATCGGGCGGCTGCTCATGCGGCCGAGCCTGCCCTCCGAGCGCCGGCAGCTGGTGCTCCAGGCCATCGCGCAGATCCCTGGTGGGACGCTGCACAGCACGTGGATTCCGCCTTTGAAGCGGTTGTTACGTTCGTCGGACGATGCCGACGCCGTCATGGTGACGGAGGTCATTCGGCCATCCAAATCGAAGTCGTTCGACGCGGAGCTGGAACGGATCGGGAACGATTCAGCGCGTGACCCGCTCGTACGCGTGGCGGCTCTTCAGGCGATCTCGGGGAAGACGGGACCGATTGCCGAGCCGGCCTTCGAGCTTCTGGCGACGCTGTTCCACTCCGGCGACAGCGTGCCGGTGCGCGTACAGTCCGCCGAAATGCTGGCGGGCGCCATCTTGAGCGCTCAGCAGGTGAGCCGGCTGGCGCCGCTCATCGGGGATGCCGGACCGATGGAGCTGAAGGCGTTGATGCCCGCGTTCGAGCAAACGAGCAACGCCGCTGTTGGCAGCGCCCTGATTCGCGCTCTCTCGAAGTCTCCTGCTCTTTTCAGTCTCAACGCCGGGTACATCCGCCGATCGTTCAGCGACTACCCGGAGCCGGTCGTTGCCGAAGCCGAAGCGCTCGTCGCCAAGTTGGTGCAGCGGGATCGGGAGAAGGAGTCCCACCTGGCGGAGTTCCAGGCCGCCGCGGCTGACGGCGATCCGGAGCGCGGGCGTCAGGTCTTCGTGTCTGGCAAGGGCAGCTGCATCGTGTGCCACCGTGTCGGCGACAGCGGCGGGGAGATCGGCCCCAACCTCTCGACCATCGGCCGCAGCCGCAGCGCCCAGCAACTGCTGGATGCCATCGTGTATCCGACCGAGAGCGGCTTTGCGCGCGGCTACGAGGCGTATAACGTCAGCACGCGCGACGGCAAGACGTACATGGGCACGATCCCGAGGGAGACGCCGGACACCATTTACGTGACCTCGGTGACTGGCGAGCCGGTGGCCGTGCCGCGTGACCAGATCCAGACGATGGAGCCTTCGCCCATGTCACTGATGCCGTCCGGGCTGGAGCGGCTCCTGTCGCGGCAGGAGCTGGGCGACCTGGTCGCGTACCTGCACAGCTTGAACTAG
- a CDS encoding type II toxin-antitoxin system prevent-host-death family antitoxin has translation MTSVGIRELKDNLSRYVRRIEVGERIAITAHGRVVAELVPPGAKTAGRSGRFDELVASGVIRPPLEAGDPTENWPDIGLPPGTAAELIDADRGEA, from the coding sequence ATGACTTCTGTAGGCATTCGCGAGCTCAAGGACAACTTGAGCCGCTACGTCCGGCGGATTGAAGTCGGCGAGCGCATCGCCATCACCGCGCATGGCCGTGTGGTAGCCGAGCTCGTCCCACCCGGCGCGAAGACGGCCGGCAGGTCTGGACGCTTCGACGAGCTGGTTGCCTCTGGAGTGATTCGGCCGCCGCTCGAGGCCGGTGACCCGACCGAGAACTGGCCCGATATTGGGCTTCCTCCAGGAACGGCTGCGGAACTGATTGACGCTGACCGTGGCGAAGCGTAG
- a CDS encoding PIN domain-containing protein — protein sequence MTLTVAKRSRRLGARRSPPTRVPAQTNALAGARYIESSALVAALLERHADARNAIRKRGRRVTSALTLAETARAIVRARAAGRLTAEQERACVRALRRFERRCYVAAVTDAVLARVRAPFPIEPIRTLDAVHLATAELLGEPPLLMTIVSRDVRVRENAEALGYAVE from the coding sequence TTGACGCTGACCGTGGCGAAGCGTAGCCGCAGACTGGGGGCCCGGCGCTCCCCGCCCACACGGGTACCCGCTCAAACGAATGCACTTGCTGGTGCTCGTTACATCGAGTCCAGCGCATTGGTCGCAGCGCTTCTCGAGCGTCATGCCGACGCACGGAATGCCATCCGAAAAAGGGGGCGCCGGGTCACATCCGCGTTGACCCTCGCAGAAACCGCCCGCGCAATCGTTCGCGCTCGAGCTGCGGGCCGCCTGACGGCCGAACAGGAGCGGGCGTGCGTCCGCGCGCTCCGGCGGTTCGAGCGTCGCTGCTACGTGGCCGCCGTCACAGACGCCGTGCTCGCACGCGTCCGGGCGCCGTTTCCTATCGAGCCTATTCGCACACTCGATGCCGTACATCTTGCGACGGCGGAGTTGCTTGGCGAACCGCCTCTGTTGATGACCATCGTGAGTCGGGACGTTCGCGTCCGCGAAAATGCCGAAGCGCTCGGATATGCGGTCGAGTAG
- a CDS encoding c-type cytochrome encodes MKPSSALLVAFLVLGGSLHGSRRAPTGPLSPEEALATFQLEPGYRIELVAAEPLVVDPVAMAFDERGRLYVAENRGYPDPIDGSKADPPARGTIALLEDVDGDGRYDKRTDFAKGLTYPNGIMPWNGGVFVTCAPDLFYLQDTDGDGRADVRKVVLTGFNTTRTAQIRFSHPTLGIDNWVYLTSGLNGGKVTAPDHPDRAPVEFATSDSRFDPVTFEFQLTGGQGQYGLTFDDFGRRFICANRHPVWHVVMEPGYLKRNPHLAFSETVQEVSTVGPEAVVWPISADMTTASFHPDLMSTPHAGTFTAASGVHLHRGDALPKDHDGSIFICESAQNLVQRQVWRPSGATYTSTPARQGVDFLASPDNWFRPVFAANGPDGALYIVDMYRENIDHPQYVPEASRALLDFQSGREYGRIYRIVAADWKGRREPFDLAHASVEELSRTLEHPNAWWRETAQRLLIERRARAAIPHLRRLVREGVSASARTHALWTLDGLEALRKEDVLHGLADGDPRVRENAVRLAEPRLVESGEILAAILRLADDRDNRVRFRVALALGESGDPGATKALVDLARRDGAELWPRVAVLSSIGGRANDFLRAFAAAGPTPTEVTAAVMQDLGQLFGAGESPERCLDLFLHITDPDNDFAWQPAALSGIAEGLRTRGLAREKGSPLDALVAPDTPKAGEARTRLEVLLRRSSAVALDETQPVDLRRAAIELLGHGTYAAGGKTLERLLEPQHASEIQTAAVRSLGRLHAPAAGRSLVTRERWNTYTRQVRETVLSVLMAETMHLDALLGAIEQGNVAAAALGPSRRTQLLTHKDAAIRERATKVLADMESGDRMQIYEQLRPKVSSATGDPVAGKQTFATYCAACHAFGGRGRRLGPDLSGISNQPADAILLHVLVPDYEITPGYDAYIVETRDGRTLSGLLESESATSITLRDTANQPSVILRTNIVSMTASPNSLMPPDLDRALSPQNLANLIAYLKAGSKGAARGSPAAR; translated from the coding sequence ATGAAGCCAAGCTCCGCCCTCCTCGTCGCCTTCCTCGTGCTCGGAGGAAGCCTCCACGGCTCGCGGCGCGCTCCCACCGGGCCGCTCTCGCCCGAGGAGGCGTTGGCGACCTTTCAGCTCGAGCCGGGTTACCGCATCGAGCTCGTCGCCGCCGAGCCGCTGGTCGTGGATCCGGTCGCGATGGCGTTCGATGAGCGCGGGCGCCTGTATGTCGCCGAGAACCGCGGCTATCCGGATCCCATAGACGGCTCGAAGGCTGACCCGCCGGCGAGAGGCACCATCGCCCTGCTCGAGGACGTCGACGGGGATGGTCGGTACGACAAGCGGACCGACTTTGCGAAGGGCCTCACATATCCCAACGGAATCATGCCGTGGAACGGCGGCGTCTTCGTCACCTGCGCGCCCGACCTCTTCTACTTGCAGGATACCGACGGCGACGGCCGAGCCGACGTCCGGAAGGTGGTGCTCACGGGATTCAACACCACGCGGACCGCGCAGATCCGATTCAGTCATCCCACGCTCGGCATCGACAACTGGGTCTACCTGACGAGCGGCCTCAACGGCGGCAAGGTCACCGCTCCGGATCATCCGGACCGCGCGCCCGTGGAGTTCGCCACGAGCGATTCTCGCTTCGATCCCGTCACGTTCGAATTCCAGTTAACCGGCGGCCAGGGACAATATGGGCTGACCTTCGATGACTTCGGCCGCCGCTTTATCTGCGCCAACCGCCACCCCGTCTGGCATGTCGTCATGGAGCCAGGGTATTTGAAGCGCAACCCGCATCTGGCGTTCTCCGAGACCGTGCAGGAGGTCTCCACGGTCGGTCCAGAGGCGGTCGTCTGGCCGATCAGCGCCGATATGACGACCGCATCGTTTCATCCCGACCTGATGAGCACGCCGCACGCGGGCACCTTCACGGCGGCGAGCGGTGTCCACCTCCACCGCGGCGACGCGCTGCCGAAGGATCACGACGGGAGCATCTTCATCTGCGAGTCGGCCCAGAACCTGGTCCAGCGGCAGGTGTGGCGCCCGAGTGGAGCCACCTACACGTCCACACCCGCGCGGCAAGGCGTCGACTTTCTGGCCTCGCCGGACAACTGGTTCAGGCCCGTGTTCGCGGCCAATGGTCCGGACGGCGCGCTCTACATCGTAGACATGTACCGCGAGAACATCGACCATCCCCAGTACGTGCCGGAAGCGAGCCGCGCGCTGCTGGACTTCCAGTCGGGGCGGGAATACGGTCGCATCTACCGCATCGTGGCCGCGGATTGGAAGGGGCGCCGCGAGCCGTTCGATCTGGCGCACGCCTCGGTCGAGGAGCTGTCTCGGACGCTCGAGCATCCGAACGCGTGGTGGCGCGAGACGGCCCAGCGGCTCCTGATCGAGCGCCGGGCCCGCGCGGCGATCCCGCACCTGCGGCGTCTCGTGCGCGAGGGCGTGAGCGCCTCCGCGCGCACCCACGCGTTGTGGACGTTGGACGGGCTTGAGGCGCTCCGCAAGGAAGACGTGCTGCACGGACTCGCGGATGGGGATCCGCGCGTGCGCGAAAATGCCGTCCGCCTGGCCGAGCCGCGGCTCGTCGAGTCGGGCGAGATCCTGGCGGCGATCCTTCGCCTGGCCGACGATCGTGACAACCGTGTCCGGTTCCGGGTCGCCCTCGCCCTCGGAGAGAGCGGCGATCCCGGAGCCACGAAGGCGCTCGTCGATCTGGCGCGCCGGGACGGCGCCGAGCTGTGGCCGCGCGTGGCGGTGCTCAGCTCGATCGGCGGCCGCGCGAACGACTTCCTACGAGCGTTCGCTGCTGCAGGTCCGACGCCGACCGAGGTCACGGCCGCGGTCATGCAGGACCTCGGTCAGCTCTTCGGGGCGGGCGAGTCTCCAGAGCGATGCTTGGATCTCTTCCTGCACATCACCGATCCGGACAACGACTTCGCGTGGCAGCCCGCGGCGCTGTCCGGCATCGCCGAAGGGCTCCGGACGCGCGGGCTGGCCCGAGAGAAGGGTTCCCCGTTGGACGCGCTCGTCGCCCCGGACACGCCGAAGGCGGGGGAAGCGAGGACGCGGCTCGAGGTGCTGCTGCGGCGCTCCTCCGCGGTCGCGCTGGACGAGACGCAGCCGGTCGATCTCCGTCGGGCGGCGATCGAGCTGCTCGGTCACGGGACGTACGCTGCGGGCGGGAAGACGTTGGAGCGCTTGTTGGAGCCGCAGCACGCGTCCGAGATCCAGACAGCGGCGGTTCGATCGCTCGGTCGGCTGCACGCCCCGGCGGCCGGCCGGTCGTTGGTGACGCGAGAGCGCTGGAACACCTACACTCGACAGGTCAGGGAAACGGTGCTCTCCGTGCTCATGGCGGAGACCATGCACCTCGACGCGCTCCTGGGCGCAATCGAGCAGGGCAACGTGGCGGCTGCAGCGCTCGGCCCCTCGCGGCGCACACAGCTCCTCACACACAAGGATGCCGCGATTCGCGAGCGAGCCACGAAGGTGCTCGCCGACATGGAATCTGGTGATCGGATGCAGATCTACGAACAGCTGCGTCCGAAGGTCTCGAGCGCGACCGGCGATCCGGTTGCCGGCAAGCAAACCTTCGCCACCTACTGCGCCGCCTGTCATGCGTTCGGCGGGCGCGGACGGCGCCTGGGGCCCGACTTGAGCGGCATCAGCAACCAACCCGCCGATGCCATCCTGCTGCATGTGCTGGTACCGGATTACGAGATCACGCCCGGCTACGATGCGTACATCGTGGAGACGCGCGACGGAAGGACGCTCTCTGGTCTGCTCGAGTCGGAGTCAGCCACCAGCATCACGCTGCGCGACACCGCCAACCAGCCATCGGTGATTCTGCGGACCAACATCGTGTCGATGACGGCATCGCCCAACTCTCTCATGCCTCCCGACTTGGACCGAGCGCTGTCGCCGCAGAACCTGGCCAACCTGATCGCGTACTTGAAGGCCGGATCGAAAGGCGCCGCCAGGGGCTCCCCGGCGGCGCGCTAA
- a CDS encoding sugar O-acetyltransferase, with amino-acid sequence MMTQRRKMLAGELYDPFDPELVAARARARDLCQQLNATRESEEAQRRRILRDLFGKGGDSVWMQPPFYCDYGANIELGERVFFNFNCIVLDVCPVRIGDFTLFGPAVQIYTPLHPFNAEQRRREEFGKPIDIGADVWVGGGAIILAGVRIGSRAVIGAGSVVTRDVPEAVLAAGNPCQVIRAISE; translated from the coding sequence ATGATGACTCAACGCCGGAAGATGTTGGCCGGCGAGTTGTACGACCCGTTCGATCCCGAGCTCGTGGCGGCGCGTGCCCGGGCACGCGATCTCTGTCAGCAGCTCAACGCCACGCGCGAGTCGGAGGAAGCGCAACGTCGCCGCATTCTGCGCGACCTGTTCGGCAAGGGCGGCGACAGTGTGTGGATGCAACCGCCGTTCTATTGCGACTACGGAGCGAACATCGAGCTCGGCGAGCGGGTCTTCTTCAATTTCAACTGCATCGTTCTGGACGTCTGCCCGGTGCGGATCGGCGACTTCACCCTGTTCGGGCCAGCGGTGCAGATCTACACGCCGCTGCACCCGTTTAACGCCGAGCAACGGCGCCGCGAAGAATTCGGCAAGCCGATCGACATCGGGGCCGACGTCTGGGTGGGCGGCGGGGCGATTATTCTCGCCGGCGTACGGATCGGCTCGCGAGCCGTGATTGGAGCTGGCAGCGTCGTCACGCGAGATGTCCCAGAGGCCGTGCTCGCCGCAGGCAATCCCTGCCAAGTAATCCGCGCGATCTCTGAATGA
- a CDS encoding MarR family transcriptional regulator produces MTKAKRTPAGDALTGLILDLFRLNNLVLTAGDRLVARLGLTSARWQILGAIVAAERPQPVAWLARNLGANRQNVQRIVNDLQRSGLVAFEANPHHRRAQLVVLTKKGSQTFDAAMRLQAPWINSLSDGLLVKDIETTRRVMMALRRKLEANGQAVQRA; encoded by the coding sequence ATGACGAAGGCCAAGCGAACGCCAGCGGGCGACGCCCTGACCGGCCTGATCCTCGACCTCTTCAGGCTCAACAACCTGGTGCTGACTGCGGGCGATCGGCTGGTGGCGCGGCTGGGGCTGACGAGCGCCCGCTGGCAGATCCTCGGCGCCATCGTCGCCGCCGAACGCCCACAGCCGGTGGCCTGGCTCGCCCGCAACCTGGGCGCCAACCGGCAGAATGTCCAGCGAATCGTCAACGACCTGCAGAGAAGCGGCCTCGTCGCATTCGAGGCGAACCCGCATCACCGGCGGGCGCAACTCGTGGTTCTGACCAAGAAGGGAAGCCAGACGTTCGACGCCGCCATGCGCCTGCAGGCTCCCTGGATCAACAGCCTGTCGGACGGACTGTTGGTCAAGGACATAGAAACGACCCGCCGCGTCATGATGGCGCTCCGCCGCAAGCTGGAGGCCAACGGTCAAGCTGTACAGCGAGCCTGA
- a CDS encoding FtsX-like permease family protein, with protein sequence MGILCRRRCNSPARIWAKSWAAAAASWWKTPNVIISRSAADLLFPGENPLDKQLRPAGSDDDTWYTVVGVVEDVLLDDFRRASPEPMVYLPAVSVSPAYVVKSTRADQLAPEVRATIREVMPESPMYRVFTMERLAANTMASLSFTMLMLGIAAALAVILGAVGLYGVLSYSVTQRTQEIGVRMALGAEVKAVRRMVVLQGATTSSRHLMSLRSSTFLPVALRLDT encoded by the coding sequence GTGGGAATACTCTGCCGGCGGCGCTGCAATTCTCCCGCGCGTATCTGGGCAAAGAGCTGGGCGGCAGCCGCCGCATCCTGGTGGAAGACCCCCAACGTGATCATCAGCCGCTCCGCCGCTGACCTGTTGTTCCCCGGCGAGAACCCGCTCGACAAGCAGCTCCGTCCCGCCGGCAGCGATGACGACACGTGGTACACCGTCGTGGGCGTGGTCGAGGACGTTCTGCTGGATGACTTCCGCCGCGCGTCCCCGGAGCCGATGGTGTACTTGCCGGCCGTGTCCGTGTCGCCGGCGTACGTCGTGAAGTCAACCCGTGCAGATCAGCTCGCGCCCGAGGTTCGTGCCACCATCCGCGAGGTCATGCCCGAATCCCCGATGTACCGCGTTTTCACCATGGAGCGCCTGGCCGCGAACACGATGGCCAGCCTCTCGTTCACGATGCTGATGCTCGGCATCGCGGCGGCGCTCGCGGTGATCCTCGGCGCGGTGGGTCTCTACGGCGTCCTCTCGTACAGCGTGACTCAGCGGACGCAGGAGATCGGCGTGCGCATGGCGCTCGGCGCGGAGGTGAAAGCCGTGCGCCGCATGGTTGTGCTCCAGGGCGCGACAACCTCGTCGCGACACCTGATGTCGCTTAGGTCGAGCACTTTCTTGCCGGTCGCGCTCAGACTCGACACGTAA
- a CDS encoding tetratricopeptide repeat protein, giving the protein MLHLVVAGLAPLLIAPPCGGGEMAPDAIRARPAFGLRPHLAAVSAGSSSQRSASFEERLARAREQVRGGRHDQAIPLLKELLAEDAQSAEAHMLLGVAFRSRATPELIGEAQAELRQALALDPRLHWARFALARIYLDLGRYGRAREELEEGLKGLPDQPLFLSLLAEAHRLLGDPQRALELAGRALELAPSLSLARLQLARASLDLDRPEEALRQLEPALHAEPMLPEILQTLGELYLRAGRPQDATQVLQKAIALDPSSAKGRVELARAYLRQNDVDKALDQLEGVFPEGSEMLSSAYFQELEAEVYFLTGEANRMKGRKDEARQAYRRAIEIDPAHQEARQRLTDLHSSIGDPKRPQ; this is encoded by the coding sequence ATGCTCCATTTGGTGGTCGCCGGCCTGGCGCCACTGCTAATCGCGCCGCCGTGCGGAGGCGGCGAGATGGCTCCAGACGCAATCCGCGCACGGCCCGCCTTTGGCCTGCGCCCGCATCTCGCGGCGGTGAGCGCCGGCTCCTCGAGCCAACGGTCCGCGTCGTTCGAGGAGCGCCTCGCACGCGCACGGGAGCAGGTGCGCGGCGGACGCCACGACCAGGCGATCCCGCTGTTGAAGGAGCTGTTGGCCGAAGATGCGCAATCGGCGGAGGCGCACATGCTGCTTGGCGTGGCGTTCCGCTCGCGCGCAACCCCAGAGCTCATCGGCGAGGCGCAGGCGGAGCTGCGCCAAGCCCTCGCGCTCGATCCGCGATTGCATTGGGCACGCTTCGCACTCGCACGGATCTACCTCGATCTCGGACGCTACGGCCGCGCACGAGAGGAGCTGGAGGAGGGCTTGAAAGGATTGCCCGATCAACCGCTTTTCCTCTCGCTTCTCGCAGAGGCCCACCGCTTGCTCGGAGATCCACAGCGTGCCTTGGAGCTCGCCGGACGGGCGTTGGAGCTCGCGCCGAGCCTGTCGCTCGCACGGCTCCAACTGGCGCGTGCGTCCCTGGATCTGGACCGGCCGGAAGAGGCGCTGCGCCAACTGGAGCCGGCACTTCACGCAGAGCCCATGCTGCCCGAAATACTCCAGACGCTCGGGGAGTTGTACCTTCGAGCCGGAAGGCCCCAAGACGCCACGCAGGTTTTGCAGAAGGCGATCGCGCTGGATCCTTCGAGCGCGAAGGGGCGTGTCGAGCTGGCGCGAGCCTATCTCCGGCAGAACGACGTGGACAAGGCGCTCGACCAGCTCGAGGGGGTGTTCCCCGAGGGAAGCGAGATGCTGAGCTCCGCGTACTTCCAGGAGCTGGAAGCAGAGGTCTACTTCTTGACGGGTGAGGCGAATCGGATGAAAGGACGCAAAGACGAGGCGCGCCAGGCGTATCGGCGCGCCATTGAGATCGATCCGGCGCATCAAGAAGCGCGGCAGCGGTTAACCGATCTTCACTCCTCCATCGGAGATCCAAAACGCCCACAATGA